The Desulfosporosinus acidiphilus SJ4 genome has a window encoding:
- a CDS encoding motility associated factor glycosyltransferase family protein, whose protein sequence is MTFFEKNLAYLISQGFEEKVLDPYEPSSVSLIKGKSGYYTATKLTEGQEILLHSAYDPLGEASVLIDEGDTASYQSIFLFGLGLGYHLIKLLDQTPKSTLIFVLETDWDIVKAAMKVIDFEEILSTGRVVLAFGKPLEIKAILDRLFVMGEVILKLQRTGFLYFPPKYRVELPSVQEMRNLVLEEVQYHHHALGKNLGWPVQGLTNLVKHLPYLIKSPTLNRIFDTWHKPVVIVLAGPSLNKNIAVLKEWQDRVTIFCVNTVFNKLLDFGIIPDATFSLDRTPTIPEKHYMRDEPIPDSIVFVANPVVDSRSASAFKHHLFIFSSAESFEHELANDLGSGVLSMGLSVTHFAFAFAYHIGAPAIILIGQDLAFGEEGRTHSSGSVYDKVKVDIEKELEIVYLEGYYGEKVPSQVTWRMFRDWYEIFLERYPTLLINATEGGVRIKGTVQMTLQEAMEEYVGIDSTEKDSFVDWLASVSQDILYDDRIETIKTSFMSRIKKLSIAEQVYTRAANMYSFIEDANMSTEIKKRYLNQMYQTAYDILTDEWIYSLFRPEYISRMGAYINLNNGSMDDHDEEMIIKKAILLQEMFKDLTTFLNKLKKILEDKVPELDQEEKLS, encoded by the coding sequence ATGACTTTTTTTGAAAAAAACTTAGCCTATCTTATCTCTCAAGGTTTCGAAGAAAAGGTTTTGGACCCATATGAACCTTCCTCAGTTAGTCTTATAAAAGGCAAATCGGGGTACTACACGGCAACGAAACTTACCGAAGGACAAGAGATTCTCTTGCATAGTGCTTATGATCCGTTGGGAGAAGCCTCAGTATTGATCGATGAAGGAGATACCGCTTCTTATCAATCAATTTTTCTCTTTGGTTTAGGCTTAGGTTATCATCTGATTAAGTTATTGGATCAAACTCCAAAATCAACTCTTATTTTCGTCTTAGAGACGGATTGGGATATTGTGAAAGCAGCTATGAAAGTCATTGATTTTGAGGAGATTTTATCAACAGGTAGAGTAGTTTTGGCTTTTGGCAAACCATTGGAAATCAAGGCGATTTTGGACAGGCTTTTTGTTATGGGAGAAGTAATACTTAAATTACAGAGAACTGGTTTCTTATATTTTCCTCCAAAATACCGTGTAGAGTTACCATCTGTACAAGAAATGCGAAATCTAGTACTTGAAGAGGTACAATATCATCATCATGCATTAGGGAAGAATTTAGGTTGGCCTGTTCAAGGCTTAACGAACCTGGTAAAACATTTACCTTACCTCATCAAGTCACCAACTCTCAACCGGATTTTTGATACATGGCATAAACCAGTGGTAATAGTTTTGGCGGGACCATCATTAAACAAGAATATTGCGGTGCTTAAAGAATGGCAAGATCGAGTAACGATTTTTTGCGTGAATACGGTGTTTAATAAATTATTGGACTTTGGGATTATCCCGGATGCTACATTTAGTTTGGATCGAACCCCTACTATTCCGGAGAAACATTATATGCGGGATGAACCCATTCCGGATTCTATTGTCTTTGTCGCTAACCCGGTTGTTGATTCGCGCAGTGCAAGTGCGTTTAAGCATCATCTTTTTATCTTCAGTTCAGCAGAATCCTTTGAGCACGAGTTGGCTAACGATTTGGGGAGCGGCGTTTTGTCTATGGGATTGTCAGTAACCCACTTTGCCTTTGCTTTTGCCTATCATATTGGTGCCCCGGCCATAATCTTAATTGGTCAGGATTTAGCTTTTGGCGAAGAAGGACGAACTCATAGTTCGGGAAGTGTTTACGACAAAGTTAAAGTGGATATAGAAAAGGAATTAGAAATTGTTTATCTAGAAGGCTATTATGGGGAAAAGGTTCCATCGCAAGTGACATGGAGAATGTTTAGAGATTGGTATGAAATATTCTTGGAACGCTACCCGACTTTACTTATTAATGCCACTGAGGGCGGGGTCAGGATTAAGGGTACTGTTCAAATGACTTTGCAGGAAGCTATGGAAGAATATGTTGGTATAGATTCGACTGAGAAAGATTCTTTTGTAGATTGGCTTGCAAGTGTTTCTCAGGATATCCTGTACGACGATCGAATTGAAACGATCAAAACCTCGTTTATGTCACGCATTAAGAAGCTTAGTATAGCTGAACAGGTTTATACAAGAGCTGCGAACATGTACAGTTTTATAGAAGATGCTAATATGTCTACCGAAATTAAAAAAAGATACTTAAACCAAATGTATCAGACGGCTTACGATATTCTCACAGATGAATGGATATACTCCCTGTTCAGACCTGAATATATCAGCAGGATGGGAGCTTATATCAACTTAAATAATGGCTCAATGGATGACCATGATGAGGAAATGATAATTAAAAAGGCTATATTATTGCAGGAAATGTTTAAGGATTTAACAACTTTTTTAAATAAACTTAAGAAGATATTGGAAGATAAAGTGCCGGAGCTGGACCAAGAGGAAAAGCTCAGTTAA
- the fliS gene encoding flagellar export chaperone FliS, whose protein sequence is MHSTSTNPYSAYRQTSVATASPDKLLLMLFDGAIRFLIQARVAMEEKNHEATNKWLQKLQDIFMELNLSLDMKQGEVSVNLRKLYEFYQNEVLMANVEKSVERLQPVEDFLRSFRETWAEAARIVNQQHNELGKR, encoded by the coding sequence ATGCATAGTACATCAACCAATCCTTATAGTGCCTATAGACAAACCTCGGTGGCAACTGCTTCTCCGGATAAATTATTATTAATGCTATTTGATGGAGCGATTCGTTTCCTTATTCAGGCCCGCGTTGCTATGGAAGAAAAAAATCATGAAGCAACGAACAAGTGGCTGCAGAAACTTCAAGATATTTTTATGGAACTAAATTTGTCGCTGGATATGAAACAAGGGGAAGTCTCTGTAAATTTAAGGAAGCTTTATGAATTCTATCAGAACGAAGTGCTCATGGCGAATGTCGAAAAAAGTGTTGAACGTCTTCAACCGGTCGAAGATTTTTTGAGAAGTTTTCGAGAAACGTGGGCAGAGGCCGCAAGGATAGTGAATCAACAACATAACGAACTGGGGAAAAGATAA
- the fliD gene encoding flagellar filament capping protein FliD, whose translation MSVSSTSTSTALTGLSGYDFSGVISAMMQNYDLPETQMQTQESTLQSQQSAWQAINTSLSALNDTITALQSADTWDATTATSSNTSAVTATGGSGAMAGNYTVNVTQTAKAENVVTKVMQNTNLSSNNWSFQIGVGTNPLQNVTISSQTPTLTDIVNAINSAQAGVTATLIQIDSNNDYRISITANQTGANNYVKFSDPNGAISNLGITLDSTTGQVAASDDFTGNLSAMTSAQGGITQDSQDASFTMNGISISSASNTVTSAIQGVTLNLLAGGSSTVSVAADSSVAQKAVQSFVDAYNSTQSLIASDLNYDTTTKTAGALFGDAQLEDIQSRLRQMMGSTFLNQTSPDNLLSTVGISTSSDNFGESAALTFDTSKFAQAYAANPQSVANLFSAPYNGVTPSNGLGGTAIQGLGNTLSAYLNPLIEYGGTLSEINTNYSNQISNLETQISDFQEQSTNYQNMLNAKFTNLETILSKLNSQGTWLTNQINSLPSYSSSSSSK comes from the coding sequence ATGTCTGTTAGTTCAACTTCGACTTCAACTGCGTTAACAGGTTTGTCTGGGTATGATTTTTCCGGTGTAATATCGGCAATGATGCAAAATTATGATCTTCCAGAAACTCAAATGCAAACCCAAGAAAGTACTCTGCAATCTCAGCAATCTGCCTGGCAGGCTATAAACACCAGCTTATCCGCCTTGAACGATACTATCACGGCACTGCAGTCTGCTGATACTTGGGATGCCACAACCGCTACATCCAGCAATACAAGCGCAGTGACGGCAACCGGAGGAAGCGGAGCCATGGCGGGTAATTATACCGTCAATGTAACTCAAACTGCCAAAGCAGAGAATGTTGTCACCAAGGTTATGCAAAATACTAATTTGTCAAGCAATAACTGGAGTTTTCAGATAGGTGTCGGTACCAATCCCCTTCAAAATGTTACTATTAGCAGTCAGACACCCACTTTAACCGATATTGTCAATGCAATCAACAGTGCACAAGCGGGAGTAACCGCAACCCTTATTCAGATTGATTCAAACAATGATTACCGAATTTCAATCACAGCTAATCAGACCGGGGCGAACAATTATGTCAAATTTTCCGACCCTAATGGTGCAATATCCAACTTAGGCATAACCCTTGATTCTACCACCGGACAGGTTGCTGCTTCGGATGATTTTACGGGAAATCTAAGCGCAATGACTTCTGCTCAAGGAGGAATAACCCAAGATTCACAGGATGCTAGCTTTACGATGAATGGTATCAGCATTTCTAGTGCATCGAATACTGTAACTTCGGCAATTCAGGGTGTAACTTTAAACTTGCTTGCCGGAGGCAGTTCAACAGTGTCCGTAGCTGCGGATTCTTCGGTAGCTCAGAAAGCAGTGCAATCTTTCGTGGATGCCTATAATTCTACTCAAAGTTTAATTGCCAGTGATCTCAATTATGACACAACGACTAAGACTGCGGGGGCTTTATTCGGGGATGCCCAGCTTGAAGATATTCAGTCACGGCTTAGACAAATGATGGGCAGTACATTTTTAAATCAAACGTCTCCTGACAATCTTTTAAGCACAGTTGGTATTTCAACCTCAAGTGATAATTTTGGGGAAAGTGCAGCTTTGACCTTTGATACGTCAAAATTCGCACAAGCCTATGCTGCTAATCCTCAAAGTGTGGCAAATCTTTTTAGTGCTCCTTATAACGGAGTAACACCATCGAATGGCCTGGGTGGGACTGCTATTCAAGGGCTGGGGAATACCCTGTCTGCCTATCTCAATCCGTTAATTGAATACGGCGGAACTCTATCTGAAATAAATACCAATTATTCTAACCAGATTTCGAATCTTGAGACTCAGATCAGCGATTTTCAAGAGCAATCAACCAACTATCAAAACATGTTAAATGCCAAGTTTACAAATTTAGAGACTATATTATCTAAGTTGAATTCCCAAGGAACTTGGTTGACAAACCAGATCAATTCATTGCCAAGTTATAGTTCATCAAGCAGTTCTAAATAA
- a CDS encoding flagellar protein FlaG: protein MVNPIQPNNEVIVAPVEVFPGQKSDNTQEVLVPIVDRKQEVPSAREEIPRESIEKTAEKLNRMMGIIDKNMKFVIDEKTHKVSVKVVNSKTGEILGEVPPESIMDLLGSFTNLAGLLLNQYT from the coding sequence GTGGTTAATCCGATCCAGCCCAATAATGAGGTTATAGTTGCGCCTGTAGAAGTGTTTCCTGGACAGAAGTCTGATAATACACAGGAAGTATTAGTGCCTATTGTCGATCGAAAGCAAGAGGTCCCGTCAGCTCGCGAAGAAATTCCGCGAGAAAGTATCGAAAAAACGGCGGAAAAGCTTAATCGTATGATGGGGATTATTGATAAGAATATGAAATTTGTCATTGATGAGAAGACTCATAAAGTTTCAGTAAAGGTTGTAAACAGCAAAACAGGCGAAATCCTGGGAGAGGTGCCACCCGAGAGTATTATGGACTTATTGGGATCTTTCACTAATTTGGCGGGTTTGCTGCTTAATCAATACACTTAG
- a CDS encoding flagellin has protein sequence MFINSNMGSLTAQNNLNRTENALQSSLAKLSSGYRINSAADDAAGLAISQKMQAQINGLNQANRNAQDGISLIQTAEGAMGQTQAILQRMRELAVQSANDTNTTTDRGQIALEVKALQSEITRIASTTQFNTKNLLTGSLSSAKLQIGSNSGQTITVAISNMSATALSVAAATVSVSSQTGASGAIGAISKAIDTVSSARAKLGALQNRLNYTMNNLTTASQNLTAANSQITNVDMAAEMSSFTQNQVLAQAGTAMLAQANQTPQTILKLLQ, from the coding sequence ATGTTTATTAATTCTAACATGGGCAGCTTGACTGCACAAAACAATTTAAACAGAACTGAGAACGCACTTCAAAGCTCACTTGCAAAGCTGTCTTCAGGCTATCGTATCAACTCGGCTGCTGACGATGCTGCAGGCTTAGCTATTTCTCAAAAGATGCAAGCTCAAATCAATGGTTTGAATCAAGCCAACAGAAACGCGCAGGACGGGATTTCTCTTATTCAAACTGCTGAAGGTGCCATGGGCCAAACTCAAGCGATTCTTCAACGGATGAGAGAACTTGCAGTACAGTCCGCCAATGACACGAACACAACTACAGACCGTGGTCAAATCGCCCTTGAAGTAAAAGCTCTGCAATCTGAAATTACCAGAATTGCTTCTACAACGCAATTCAACACTAAAAATTTGCTCACAGGAAGTTTGTCTAGCGCTAAACTCCAAATAGGGTCTAATAGTGGTCAAACTATTACGGTCGCAATATCCAATATGTCTGCAACTGCACTGTCGGTAGCTGCAGCTACGGTTTCAGTCTCTTCTCAAACCGGTGCCAGCGGTGCAATTGGAGCAATCAGTAAAGCAATTGACACTGTTTCTTCAGCTCGGGCAAAACTTGGGGCATTACAAAATCGTCTCAACTATACAATGAACAACTTGACAACAGCATCACAAAATTTAACTGCTGCTAATTCTCAAATTACAAACGTAGATATGGCTGCTGAAATGTCCAGCTTTACTCAAAACCAAGTTCTGGCTCAAGCCGGAACCGCTATGTTGGCTCAGGCAAACCAAACCCCTCAAACGATTCTCAAACTTTTACAATAG
- a CDS encoding glycosyltransferase family 2 protein, with protein MIVKNEERLIKRCLECVKDFVDEIIIVDTGSTDRTKEIAGDYTSRIYDFEWIDDFAAARNFCFSKATMDYIYNADADEVIDKENIEKFFFLKNTLNPDVDIVEMQYTNQLEKGSTYNFDTENRPKLFKRLRTFRWIDPIHEVINCSNNVITSDIKIIHKPEDSHSQRDLSIFIKCTGNGQVLNSRLHMMYARELFICGNDEDFYKAFAYFNMSLMSDSLKPEDKRLSCCVLARYYHLKSDVHNFFKVITKTLNGIVSSELCCELGSYYMTLEDYEEALYWYYLASSSASADLNIDYMNFIPNVQMCQCFIKLGNLTEALQHNTLAGFYKPNHPAVLANMQNLNKLS; from the coding sequence ATGATCGTCAAAAATGAGGAAAGATTAATTAAACGTTGCCTGGAATGTGTAAAAGATTTTGTCGATGAGATTATCATTGTCGATACCGGTTCAACCGATAGAACTAAGGAAATAGCAGGTGATTATACCTCAAGGATATACGATTTCGAATGGATAGACGATTTTGCTGCCGCAAGAAACTTCTGTTTTTCCAAGGCTACTATGGATTATATTTACAATGCCGATGCCGACGAAGTTATTGACAAAGAAAATATTGAAAAATTCTTTTTTTTAAAAAATACTCTTAACCCCGATGTTGACATAGTAGAGATGCAATATACCAATCAATTAGAAAAGGGCAGTACGTATAATTTTGACACTGAGAATCGACCCAAACTATTTAAAAGGCTAAGGACTTTTCGCTGGATTGATCCGATTCATGAAGTCATTAATTGTAGTAATAATGTTATAACCAGTGATATTAAAATAATTCATAAACCTGAGGATAGTCACTCTCAAAGAGATCTTTCTATATTTATCAAATGTACGGGTAATGGTCAGGTATTAAATTCAAGATTGCATATGATGTACGCCAGGGAATTATTTATTTGCGGTAATGATGAGGACTTTTATAAGGCTTTTGCTTATTTTAATATGTCTTTAATGTCGGATAGTTTGAAGCCCGAGGATAAAAGACTGTCTTGCTGTGTTTTGGCTAGGTATTATCACTTGAAATCAGATGTTCATAACTTCTTTAAGGTGATAACCAAAACCTTGAATGGAATTGTTAGCTCGGAGTTATGTTGTGAATTAGGCAGTTATTACATGACTTTGGAGGATTACGAAGAAGCTTTATATTGGTATTATTTGGCTTCTAGTTCTGCAAGCGCAGATTTGAACATTGATTATATGAACTTTATACCAAATGTTCAAATGTGTCAGTGTTTTATTAAATTAGGGAATTTAACGGAGGCATTACAGCATAATACATTAGCGGGATTTTATAAACCTAATCATCCGGCTGTTTTAGCGAATATGCAGAATTTAAACAAGTTATCTTAA